In one Zobellia galactanivorans genomic region, the following are encoded:
- a CDS encoding hybrid sensor histidine kinase/response regulator transcription factor yields MRKTLLSYIGFLIMVSLSWETWSQETVQDLEFNKIKDGISQVGIHTITQDNNGFIWIGTHGSGIYRYDGMDYVSYRPKFNDNNRVLASSFVYCTYLDKDNRLWVGTNVGLGLYDRAKDEFRHIPLISTTNQNEGIVGINSLQGDGNGHLFIGTGQQGIFMMHLDSLKIERIPFNNSSPDSFLAVNEIKASDDGVFYAATSAGLLEIDLKNKRADLAPLRNGNDALTITVAIQSLFFDTENTIWAGSISNGIYKIQLADGQRVPSVQNFQITSNNIFSVIESPYGDILCGTENDGLYRLTKNGDIIRHYLFDKNDEKSILSNSIWSLYVDKDERIWMGFYNRGIVVHDKFHNKFSEIQSIYNKPNSLQVSSVTSMVADEEGKLWIAMDGGGVDVLDKTTNTFIHINTSNNSVYKGLTSDYIQSLFIDSQQNIWVGSWDKGLFFLKKGSNRFVNYKFPIVMERKGSEAIMSFAEDSKGTIWIGSFNQGLYSYKLGGQGVTGFDDASFQSHDLAGNYINKLSVDSQDVVWVATTNGLFKLKQNKEGNYEMLLMNHFLSTEEGSEWNNYDIVSLYTDDKNTLWGGTRGIGLLKYNTTENTAIWYNASNGLGIPNVNAIIEDLQGNLWLDGNSGIAKLDKETHEFTYYNKNDGLVSNDYNKNAVYKDQEGLLYFGGNEGIDYFDPNNINVLETAPKVYLKNLKLFNEDVLPSTNESPLKKVLFQTDSITLNSKQSVFTIEYSGINFTVPEENQYAYYLEGYEDDYNYVGEIRSATYTNLDAGHYLFKVKAANNDGVWSETPVTLHIEVLPPWWKTNWALLGYGLLVLALLGLLRRFEKKRIIDKQQVENERQKRLREEELHKERIQFFTNVAHEFSSPLTLILNPIKDILGEEGYSGSGRLKTKHLTIYKNAERLIRLINELLDFSKLESNKIKVRAHRLNLIPFIREVSGHFKEEALTNCIDLKIESDTDIVWLWADRGMLEKILFNLLSNAFKVTPDGGTVRVAVKQTEDKVEFTVSDTGPGLEEGELEKLFERFYQAEPFKNGYYGGAGIGLELVHSFVKLHKGKVDVQSELGKGTVFKVVFPSGNKHFKDSEIITEGSELASFKQNLIKSSSSQEPKPPVRVSKTAKTLLIVEDDSELRNYLKNEFKGQYKVLVAKNGTEGLGLATEMLPDVIITDVVMPEMDGFKFCEAIRTDVKTSHIPIMMLTAKARVDDKISGIGMGADVYLGKPFEMKLVRRHLEQLIHSREVIYKKYFKSMGEIQDDASITSLDKAFVEKAINYIHDNMTSSNLGVESLASHLNLSRSQLYRKTKALTNQTANEFIRNQRLQKAKKLIENGNTDMTDVCAKVGISSTTYFAQRFKDYFGISPKEVKGQKA; encoded by the coding sequence ATTTCCCAAGTAGGTATACATACCATTACCCAAGACAATAACGGTTTTATATGGATAGGAACCCATGGATCTGGGATTTATCGTTATGATGGAATGGACTACGTTTCGTATAGGCCAAAGTTCAATGACAATAATAGGGTATTGGCCAGTAGTTTTGTCTACTGTACGTATTTGGACAAGGATAATAGGTTGTGGGTAGGTACCAATGTGGGATTGGGCCTCTATGATAGGGCAAAAGATGAGTTTCGCCATATTCCGCTCATTTCAACAACAAATCAAAACGAAGGGATTGTAGGGATAAACAGTTTACAAGGAGACGGCAATGGCCATTTATTTATAGGAACCGGTCAGCAAGGTATATTTATGATGCACCTCGATAGCCTTAAAATTGAGCGGATACCGTTCAATAATTCCAGTCCTGATTCTTTTCTTGCGGTCAACGAAATCAAAGCCAGCGACGACGGAGTGTTTTACGCGGCAACGAGTGCTGGACTTCTAGAGATAGACCTGAAAAATAAAAGGGCCGATCTTGCTCCGCTCAGAAATGGAAATGACGCCCTTACCATAACGGTGGCCATACAATCGTTGTTTTTTGATACTGAAAATACGATTTGGGCCGGTTCAATTTCTAACGGTATTTATAAAATACAGCTGGCCGATGGGCAACGGGTACCCTCGGTACAAAATTTTCAAATAACATCTAACAACATTTTTTCGGTAATTGAATCGCCATATGGGGATATTTTATGTGGCACCGAGAATGACGGATTATATCGTTTGACCAAGAATGGAGACATTATTCGCCATTACCTCTTCGATAAGAACGATGAAAAAAGTATTTTGTCCAATTCCATCTGGTCTTTGTACGTGGATAAAGATGAAAGAATCTGGATGGGCTTTTACAATAGGGGAATTGTGGTCCACGATAAGTTCCATAATAAATTCAGTGAGATCCAGAGTATCTACAATAAGCCCAATTCCTTACAGGTTAGCTCGGTAACCTCTATGGTTGCCGATGAAGAAGGTAAATTGTGGATAGCCATGGATGGTGGGGGCGTTGATGTACTCGATAAGACAACGAATACTTTTATCCATATCAATACAAGTAACAATTCGGTCTATAAAGGCTTGACCAGTGATTATATTCAGTCGCTATTTATCGATAGCCAACAGAATATTTGGGTCGGTAGTTGGGACAAAGGCTTATTTTTTTTGAAAAAGGGCTCAAATCGGTTTGTCAATTACAAATTTCCGATAGTTATGGAAAGAAAAGGCTCTGAGGCTATAATGAGTTTTGCCGAAGATTCAAAGGGAACGATTTGGATAGGATCCTTCAACCAAGGATTGTATTCGTATAAACTCGGCGGGCAAGGCGTTACCGGTTTTGATGATGCTTCGTTTCAATCGCATGACCTAGCGGGCAATTATATAAATAAGTTAAGCGTTGATTCCCAAGATGTAGTGTGGGTGGCCACGACCAACGGTCTCTTCAAATTAAAACAGAACAAAGAGGGCAACTATGAGATGCTCTTAATGAATCATTTTTTGTCAACGGAGGAGGGCTCTGAATGGAACAATTATGATATTGTGTCGCTATATACGGATGATAAGAATACCTTATGGGGAGGAACTAGGGGAATAGGGCTTTTAAAGTACAATACCACGGAAAACACCGCAATCTGGTACAATGCCTCAAATGGGCTGGGTATACCCAATGTTAATGCGATTATTGAAGATTTGCAGGGGAATTTATGGTTAGATGGTAATTCGGGGATTGCTAAGCTGGACAAGGAAACCCATGAATTTACCTATTACAACAAAAACGATGGTCTTGTTTCCAATGACTATAATAAAAATGCCGTATACAAGGATCAAGAAGGACTATTGTATTTTGGGGGCAATGAGGGAATCGATTATTTCGACCCGAACAATATCAATGTCTTGGAAACCGCACCGAAGGTATACCTCAAGAACTTGAAATTGTTCAATGAGGACGTACTGCCTTCTACAAATGAATCGCCATTAAAGAAAGTGCTCTTTCAAACGGATAGTATTACCCTGAACAGTAAGCAGTCGGTGTTTACTATCGAATATTCGGGCATCAACTTTACCGTACCCGAAGAAAATCAATACGCCTATTATTTAGAAGGCTATGAAGATGATTATAATTATGTAGGGGAGATAAGAAGTGCCACCTATACCAATCTAGATGCCGGGCATTACCTTTTTAAGGTAAAGGCCGCCAATAATGATGGGGTTTGGAGCGAGACACCGGTTACGCTTCATATTGAGGTACTGCCCCCTTGGTGGAAAACCAATTGGGCCCTCTTGGGCTATGGTCTCCTTGTGTTGGCCTTGCTCGGCCTATTAAGACGCTTTGAGAAAAAGCGGATCATAGATAAGCAACAGGTTGAAAACGAGCGTCAAAAACGATTGAGGGAAGAAGAATTACATAAAGAAAGAATACAGTTTTTTACAAATGTAGCCCATGAATTCAGTTCTCCCCTTACCTTGATCCTCAACCCTATAAAGGATATTTTGGGAGAAGAGGGCTATAGTGGGAGTGGTCGGCTAAAAACTAAGCACCTAACGATTTACAAAAATGCCGAACGCCTTATTCGCCTTATCAATGAACTATTGGATTTCAGTAAATTGGAATCGAACAAAATCAAGGTCCGTGCCCATAGGTTGAACCTTATTCCGTTTATAAGAGAGGTTTCCGGCCATTTTAAGGAAGAGGCGCTGACCAATTGTATTGATTTAAAGATCGAGTCCGATACGGACATCGTATGGCTCTGGGCCGATAGGGGTATGCTTGAAAAGATTCTATTCAACTTACTCTCGAATGCGTTCAAGGTAACACCTGACGGTGGAACGGTTCGCGTAGCTGTAAAGCAAACGGAAGATAAGGTAGAATTTACGGTGTCTGACACGGGCCCTGGGTTGGAAGAGGGGGAACTCGAAAAGCTCTTTGAGCGTTTTTACCAGGCCGAACCATTTAAAAATGGGTATTACGGCGGGGCGGGTATCGGTTTGGAACTCGTCCATAGCTTTGTGAAACTGCACAAGGGTAAGGTCGATGTTCAAAGCGAATTAGGGAAAGGAACCGTCTTTAAAGTCGTTTTTCCTTCGGGAAACAAACATTTTAAAGATTCGGAAATAATCACCGAGGGTAGTGAACTGGCATCCTTCAAACAGAATTTGATCAAATCGAGTTCGTCCCAAGAACCAAAACCGCCTGTTCGGGTCAGTAAAACGGCAAAAACCTTATTGATCGTAGAAGACGATTCAGAACTGAGGAATTACCTGAAAAACGAGTTTAAAGGCCAGTATAAGGTCTTGGTGGCCAAGAATGGCACCGAAGGTTTAGGTTTGGCCACGGAAATGCTTCCCGATGTGATCATAACCGATGTGGTCATGCCGGAAATGGACGGATTCAAATTTTGTGAAGCCATACGGACGGATGTAAAAACCAGTCATATCCCCATAATGATGCTGACGGCAAAAGCACGGGTCGATGATAAAATATCAGGTATCGGAATGGGGGCCGATGTATACTTGGGCAAACCTTTTGAAATGAAATTGGTGCGTCGGCATCTTGAACAACTGATCCATAGTAGGGAGGTCATCTATAAGAAGTATTTTAAGTCCATGGGGGAGATTCAAGATGATGCCAGTATCACATCTTTGGATAAGGCTTTTGTTGAAAAGGCCATCAATTATATTCATGATAATATGACCAGTTCCAACCTTGGGGTCGAGTCTTTGGCCTCGCATTTGAACCTAAGTAGAAGCCAGTTGTATCGAAAGACAAAGGCACTTACCAATCAAACGGCCAATGAGTTTATAAGAAACCAAAGGCTTCAAAAGGCCAAGAAACTTATAGAAAATGGTAATACCGACATGACCGATGTCTGTGCTAAGGTCGGTATTTCATCTACTACGTATTTTGCCCAGCGATTCAAAGACTACTTCGGAATTTCCCCAAAGGAAGTAAAGGGACAGAAGGCCTAG
- a CDS encoding SusC/RagA family TonB-linked outer membrane protein, giving the protein MRLLVAFILFFPIALTANEYQQELITVSGNVSEADTGLPIIGASILQQGTTKGVMTDFDGNYSIDVPQDAVLVFSYIGFAKQTVNVDSRTEIDVFMVVEASELDEVVVVGYGTQTKESVVGSISQVTGADLMQSGGVSTVGQALTGRLPGVTTVSSTGRPGDESPQIFIRGQSSWNGGGQPLILVDGIERSMNDIDSGDIESLSVLKDASATAVFGVKGANGVILITTKRGKEGKAQLSLTASSAIKTLSRIPEKYDSYNSLMVANEAIERTVPVREEAWRNYTPVDIIEKYRNPANDLERSIYPDVDWVDVMQKDFATDYRLNFSVAGGTKSVKYFGALSYQHVGDIFDAGSFNNGRDYTPNFNYDRFNYRSNIDFDITPTTRLSVNLSGYYGLQNSNQADPQLLYSSIYSLAPNLYTPIYEDGTYGRAITENFELSNPAVILTAKGFTKNHRVQVNSDFVLDQKLDFLLKGLSFTGRLSYDNNFRGGGGVVEENPGGMDNVVYKIYDQDGSAQLVSPVGTNQFDFVLNPWERNGLTIQDWETSRRLFYQLSFNYNRTFAEKHNTTILMLMNREEYAIGSMFPRYREDWVARATYNYDGRYFIDVNGAYNGSEKYGPGYKFELFPSVALGWMVSNEPFMESATWLDKFKIRGSYGVVGDDSAGERWAYLSQWSSGGSAFMNNVSPYGTRSPYTFRMESIIGNPNLQWETSEKANIGFELSVLKNSLSLEVDLFKEDRHDIIVPADSRSVPSFFGFQPADFNIGETTVEGIEISLDYKKQLTQNWDVWSNFAFTKARDEIIYKEDPLLKQSYQKEEGFAIGQPRVNIRGDMLQSWDDVYGATPQENSQETRRPGYYDEIDYNGDGVVNSDDAVPFGYTVRPQNTYNLTLGTGYKNFSFMVQFYGVNNATKNFTDRTFMLETPLFFEYKSDYWSVDNPDGEEVLPAWLGTGGGTDPYRNWYDASFVRLKNIELAYTFKTGKGSSYKVYVSGNDLAYWSDLPDDRQDNTGSTASEYRGDYPTFKRYNIGLNINF; this is encoded by the coding sequence ATGAGGTTATTGGTAGCGTTTATTTTGTTTTTCCCTATTGCACTTACGGCAAATGAGTATCAGCAAGAACTTATTACGGTAAGTGGAAATGTATCTGAAGCCGATACGGGGCTGCCCATTATCGGTGCAAGTATATTGCAGCAAGGAACGACCAAAGGGGTAATGACGGATTTTGATGGTAACTATAGTATTGACGTTCCCCAAGACGCGGTCTTGGTATTCAGTTATATCGGTTTTGCCAAGCAGACCGTTAATGTAGATTCCAGAACGGAAATCGATGTATTTATGGTCGTTGAGGCATCTGAGCTTGACGAGGTGGTCGTTGTAGGTTACGGAACCCAGACCAAGGAAAGTGTTGTGGGCTCCATTTCACAGGTTACCGGTGCCGATTTAATGCAATCGGGCGGGGTATCTACTGTGGGTCAAGCTTTAACGGGGCGTTTGCCCGGTGTGACCACGGTCTCTTCAACAGGTCGACCAGGGGATGAATCCCCTCAAATTTTCATCCGAGGCCAAAGTTCTTGGAACGGTGGGGGGCAACCTTTGATCTTGGTTGATGGCATTGAACGGAGTATGAATGATATAGACTCTGGTGACATAGAAAGTCTGTCCGTTTTAAAAGATGCCTCTGCCACTGCGGTATTCGGTGTAAAAGGAGCCAACGGTGTAATATTGATCACGACCAAAAGGGGGAAGGAGGGAAAGGCCCAACTTTCACTTACGGCCAGTTCCGCCATAAAGACCTTATCTAGAATTCCTGAAAAATATGATTCCTACAATAGTTTAATGGTAGCCAATGAGGCCATTGAAAGAACGGTTCCTGTTCGGGAAGAGGCTTGGAGAAATTACACCCCGGTAGATATTATTGAAAAATACCGTAATCCGGCCAATGATTTGGAAAGAAGTATCTATCCAGATGTAGATTGGGTAGATGTGATGCAAAAGGATTTTGCAACAGATTATAGATTGAATTTTTCCGTAGCGGGGGGAACAAAGTCGGTTAAATATTTTGGTGCACTTTCGTATCAGCATGTAGGCGATATTTTTGATGCGGGAAGTTTTAATAACGGACGCGATTATACGCCCAATTTCAACTATGATAGATTTAATTATAGAAGTAACATAGATTTTGATATTACGCCTACAACACGCTTGTCGGTTAACTTGTCGGGTTACTACGGTCTTCAGAATTCAAACCAAGCGGACCCACAGCTATTGTACAGCAGTATTTATTCATTGGCACCAAACCTATATACCCCTATTTATGAAGATGGTACTTACGGTAGGGCGATTACTGAAAATTTTGAACTGAGCAACCCTGCCGTAATATTAACGGCAAAAGGTTTTACAAAAAACCATAGGGTGCAGGTGAACAGTGATTTTGTCCTAGACCAGAAACTGGACTTCCTTCTTAAGGGGTTGAGTTTTACGGGCCGCCTGTCTTATGACAATAATTTTAGAGGTGGGGGCGGAGTTGTAGAGGAGAATCCCGGTGGTATGGATAACGTAGTTTATAAAATTTACGACCAAGACGGGTCCGCTCAATTGGTTTCGCCGGTTGGAACAAATCAGTTCGATTTTGTCTTGAATCCTTGGGAGCGTAACGGACTTACCATACAAGATTGGGAAACGAGCAGACGATTGTTCTATCAGCTTTCATTCAACTATAACAGAACGTTTGCAGAGAAGCATAATACGACCATATTAATGTTGATGAACAGGGAGGAATATGCCATAGGAAGCATGTTTCCCAGATATCGTGAGGACTGGGTGGCCCGGGCTACCTACAATTATGACGGACGTTATTTTATTGATGTAAACGGTGCCTACAACGGGTCGGAGAAATATGGGCCGGGCTATAAATTTGAGCTTTTCCCTTCCGTAGCCTTGGGTTGGATGGTGAGCAACGAGCCTTTTATGGAATCGGCGACTTGGTTGGACAAGTTTAAAATTAGGGGGTCTTACGGAGTTGTTGGTGATGACAGTGCCGGTGAAAGATGGGCCTACCTTTCGCAATGGTCTAGTGGCGGTAGTGCATTTATGAACAATGTGAGTCCCTACGGAACACGTTCCCCATATACCTTTAGAATGGAAAGTATTATAGGTAACCCCAATTTGCAATGGGAAACATCGGAAAAGGCCAATATAGGTTTTGAACTATCGGTACTTAAAAACAGCCTTTCCTTAGAGGTGGACCTTTTTAAGGAAGACCGGCACGATATCATCGTTCCGGCCGATTCCCGAAGTGTTCCCAGCTTCTTCGGCTTTCAGCCTGCAGATTTCAATATTGGGGAGACAACGGTTGAAGGAATTGAAATATCCTTGGACTATAAAAAACAGTTGACGCAAAATTGGGATGTATGGTCGAATTTCGCTTTTACCAAGGCAAGGGACGAAATCATCTATAAAGAAGATCCCCTTTTAAAGCAAAGCTATCAAAAGGAAGAAGGGTTTGCCATTGGGCAGCCCAGGGTCAACATCAGGGGCGATATGTTACAATCTTGGGATGATGTCTACGGTGCAACCCCTCAAGAGAACAGTCAAGAAACCAGACGCCCTGGCTATTATGATGAAATAGATTATAACGGTGACGGGGTTGTAAACAGTGATGATGCGGTTCCTTTTGGTTATACCGTAAGGCCACAGAACACCTATAACCTCACCTTGGGAACCGGGTATAAGAACTTTTCCTTTATGGTTCAGTTTTATGGGGTGAACAATGCTACCAAAAACTTTACAGATAGGACGTTCATGCTCGAGACCCCGCTTTTCTTTGAGTACAAATCCGATTATTGGAGTGTAGATAATCCCGATGGCGAGGAAGTACTTCCAGCCTGGTTGGGTACAGGTGGGGGCACCGATCCATATAGGAACTGGTATGATGCTTCTTTCGTGCGACTTAAAAATATTGAGTTGGCCTACACCTTTAAAACCGGGAAAGGAAGTAGTTATAAGGTTTATGTTAGCGGTAACGACTTGGCATACTGGTCAGACTTACCTGACGATAGACAGGATAACACAGGTTCAACGGCCTCTGAATATAGAGGTGATTACCCTACGTTCAAAAGATATAACATAGGGCTAAACATTAACTTTTAA